Sequence from the Sphingobacteriaceae bacterium GW460-11-11-14-LB5 genome:
CCCACTTAAATTTAGTCATCACATTATTATACAGAACAGGCGTATTCAATTGCTCTGGTCTATCTTCCGATGCCGTAGTGTCGGCTTTAAGCGGCAATAAACGCATTGCTAAACCTTCGCTGTATAAATACTTATCTAAGCCATTATATTGCTCAGAAGGCACGGTAGAAGCAAAATAAATCGGGCGTTTCCAGTTGTTATGTGCCAGGATATCGAACATAGCCAAAGTTCCTTTAGTTACATAACCCTTATTAAACTTCCAATCCATTGTGGTTGTGATTTTTGAAGCATCGGCTGCAGGTACTGTTCCTGTACTGATTACTTGCTGTGGATCTACCGTAATTTTAAGGTTTTTAGTTGGCAGGAAGTTAGATTTTGATCCATCCTGCATCGGTACTTTATCGCTCTCATCGTTTGATAACAATAAATCAACTACGTTTTTAAGCTCAATACTACCTGCAATTTTGTAATCATCGTATGGCATTACATCCCTTTCGCCCTGTACATACTGCTCAGGTTTCATCGAAATTGGCAATGGAGCCGATTCATTTTGTTTTTGTCTCAGGCCATTGATGTACCAATCTGTATCGAATAAACTTAAGTTTACGATACGTACATCAGGACGAACATTTTCTACCTCCTGGATATACCAAAGTGGGTAGGTATCATTATCGCCGTAAGTAAATAAGATGGCATTTGGCGCACAAGATTGTAAATAATCTAAAGCAATATCGTGTGGAACCAGTTTCGTAGAACGGTCATGGTCATCCCATCCCTGCTCGGCCATAATTACCGGTGCAGCTAATAATCCAATCACCGTGGCACCAATGGCACCGGCAGTTGGGGTTAGTTTTTTAAACAGCCATTCTTTAATGGCGAGTGCACCAAGTCCGATCCATATCGCAAAGGCATAGAACGATCCAACATAAGCATAATCCCTTTCGCGGGGCTCTAATGGCTTCTGATTTAAGTATAATACAATGGCAATACCCGTGAAGAAGAATAATAAGGCCACTACTCCGGCATCTTTCTGGTTGCGTTTGAAATGCCACAGGGCACCAATAACACCTAAAATTAATGGTAGAAAGAAGAAGCGGTTATATGCTTTATTATCAACTGTTGAAGGCGGCAGATTGGTTTGGTTACCTCTCAACATGGCATCAATTGGTTTAATGCCGCTAATCCAGGTGCCCTCATGTCCGCTACCCTGACCTTGCTCATCATTCTGACGGCCGGCAAAATTCCACATGAAATAACGCATGTACATGTAGCCAATCTGATAGCTAAACAAGAAACCGACGTTATCCACCAGATTAGGGTTTTTAGAATCGTCTAAGCGCATCCATTCTTTATAAAAAGCGGCATGTTTAGGGTCATCGCTATACATACGTGGCAACAAAGTATTGTTGTTATACTCGTAGTCGGTTTTTTTACCCGCTACCTCGTACTTGTCTTTTCCTTTTCTCCAGATGGTTTTACCTTCAGTTACACCTACTCTTTCAGAGTTATAATTCGGGCCATAACCCAATGGCCTGTCGCCATATTGCTCACGGTTTAGGTAACTTAAGAAAGAGAAAGCATCTTTAGGTGCGCTGTTATTTAAGTTCGGGTCTGCCTTTGCCCTGATGATGATCATCGAGAAAGATGCATAACCGAAAATGATTAATACGGTAGAGATTAAACCTAAGTTTAATAATTTCTTTTGGTGTTGGATCGAATAGCGGATTCCCCAAACCAGGGCGCCGATTAATAAAATGGCGAAGAATAAAACACCCGTTCCAAAACCCAGACCTAATGTATTTACAAAGAATAAATCGAAATAAGCACCGAATGAAACCAGGTATTGGATAATACCATATTGGATTACCGCTAAGATTAAAATACCAACAACAAGGGTTTTGATAATTCCGGT
This genomic interval carries:
- a CDS encoding multidrug transporter; this encodes MNYSKVNNIVGWICFLIATLTYVLTLEPSASFWDCGEFIASAFRMQVVHQPGAPLFLMIQRFFSIFAAGDLTKIAYWMNVGSAVSSGATILFLFWTITALAKKTVLKAGEELTTGKLISIMGAGAVGALAYTFSDSFWFSAVESEVYAQSSLFTAIVFWAILKWEAHADEPRADRWLLFIAYIMGLSIGIHLLNLLTIPALAFIYYFKRTDKATPTGIIKTLVVGILILAVIQYGIIQYLVSFGAYFDLFFVNTLGLGFGTGVLFFAILLIGALVWGIRYSIQHQKKLLNLGLISTVLIIFGYASFSMIIIRAKADPNLNNSAPKDAFSFLSYLNREQYGDRPLGYGPNYNSERVGVTEGKTIWRKGKDKYEVAGKKTDYEYNNNTLLPRMYSDDPKHAAFYKEWMRLDDSKNPNLVDNVGFLFSYQIGYMYMRYFMWNFAGRQNDEQGQGSGHEGTWISGIKPIDAMLRGNQTNLPPSTVDNKAYNRFFFLPLILGVIGALWHFKRNQKDAGVVALLFFFTGIAIVLYLNQKPLEPRERDYAYVGSFYAFAIWIGLGALAIKEWLFKKLTPTAGAIGATVIGLLAAPVIMAEQGWDDHDRSTKLVPHDIALDYLQSCAPNAILFTYGDNDTYPLWYIQEVENVRPDVRIVNLSLFDTDWYINGLRQKQNESAPLPISMKPEQYVQGERDVMPYDDYKIAGSIELKNVVDLLLSNDESDKVPMQDGSKSNFLPTKNLKITVDPQQVISTGTVPAADASKITTTMDWKFNKGYVTKGTLAMFDILAHNNWKRPIYFASTVPSEQYNGLDKYLYSEGLAMRLLPLKADTTASEDRPEQLNTPVLYNNVMTKFKWGNMKTAKYLDPQSSDDTFIFTNIFSSLTNSLIKEGKIADAKKVVDKYFAVMPDKFFGIRTVVVKFYMAENLYKLGETARANDILDKSGDYINKELNYLADISQSKGLTGSQNIQTGLYYLDRMIKTSKAAGQDKLSDKLQKTFNSLESRLSMFFPQQGPQQ